One Sphaerisporangium krabiense DNA segment encodes these proteins:
- a CDS encoding class I SAM-dependent methyltransferase family protein: MDWRTWHDGYDVPDSPLARRLRVVQERTRLALDRCPPGPLRVVSLCSGQGRDVLGVLADHPRRDDVHARLVELDPGNTAIAEEAVRVAGLSQVEVITADAALTDHYRDVVPADVVLICGLFGNITDEGIERTVDTCRQLCKTGGVVIWTRHRVKPDRVPLICRWFEDRGFDREWLSEPDAGFGVGVHRYAGRPQPLLPGRRMFTFVGSDVLEAEDGDA; this comes from the coding sequence ATGGACTGGCGGACCTGGCACGATGGTTACGACGTACCCGATTCGCCGTTGGCGCGTCGCTTGCGGGTCGTCCAGGAAAGGACCCGGCTGGCGCTCGACCGATGCCCTCCCGGCCCCCTGCGGGTCGTGAGCTTGTGTTCTGGTCAAGGGCGTGACGTGCTGGGAGTGTTGGCGGATCATCCACGCCGCGACGACGTCCACGCGCGGCTGGTCGAACTGGACCCGGGCAACACCGCGATCGCCGAAGAGGCGGTGAGGGTCGCGGGGCTCTCCCAGGTCGAGGTGATCACAGCCGATGCCGCGCTCACCGACCATTACCGGGACGTGGTGCCGGCAGACGTCGTGCTCATCTGCGGCTTGTTCGGCAACATCACCGACGAGGGCATCGAGCGCACCGTCGACACCTGCCGCCAATTGTGCAAGACCGGCGGTGTGGTGATCTGGACTCGGCATCGCGTGAAACCCGACCGGGTGCCGTTGATCTGCCGTTGGTTCGAGGATCGCGGGTTCGATCGCGAGTGGCTGTCGGAACCGGACGCCGGCTTCGGGGTCGGCGTGCATCGCTACGCAGGCCGACCGCAGCCTCTGCTGCCGGGACGGCGCATGTTCACCTTCGTCGGCTCCGACGTCCTGGAAGCCGAAGACGGCGACGCTTGA
- a CDS encoding dihydrolipoyl dehydrogenase family protein has translation MGVQAEEFDVIVLGLGPGGEEVAGRLAEAGLAVAGVEARLVGGECPYWGCVPSKMMIRAADLLAEARRIRGTAGRAAVIPDWTPVARRVREEATDGWDDTTAAARFTGKGGTLVRGHGRLTGPREVLVDGARLLRARRGVVVATGSQAAVPPIPGLAGTPYWTNHQAVEATEVPESLVVLGGGAVGLELAQVFRRFGAEVTVVEAADRLLPQEEPEAGDLLAKVFAGEGVTVRTGTEISRVDHHGAAFTVMTDTGSHRAERLLVATGRRSDLAALGAGAAGLDESAPALAVDGHMRAADGVWAVGDVTGKGPFTHIAMYQARIALADILGKPGPPAEYHAVPRVTFTDPEVGSVGPTERESREKGLDVRVSTVPLESSARGWIAGAEGFVKLVADGNVLAGATVAGPSGGEVLALLTLAVHERIPVERLRSMIYAYPTFHRAVEDALAGLG, from the coding sequence ATGGGTGTGCAAGCGGAAGAGTTCGACGTCATCGTGCTGGGGCTGGGACCTGGGGGTGAGGAGGTCGCGGGGCGGCTCGCCGAGGCGGGGCTCGCCGTGGCCGGGGTCGAGGCGCGGCTCGTGGGCGGCGAATGCCCGTACTGGGGGTGCGTGCCGTCCAAGATGATGATCCGCGCCGCCGACCTGCTCGCCGAGGCCCGCCGGATCCGCGGGACCGCCGGACGGGCCGCCGTGATCCCCGACTGGACGCCCGTGGCGCGCCGCGTCCGCGAGGAGGCGACCGACGGCTGGGACGACACGACCGCCGCCGCCCGTTTCACGGGCAAGGGCGGCACCCTGGTGCGCGGCCACGGCAGGCTGACCGGGCCGCGGGAGGTCCTGGTGGACGGCGCCCGCCTGCTGCGCGCCCGCAGGGGCGTCGTCGTCGCGACCGGCTCACAGGCCGCCGTGCCGCCGATCCCGGGGCTGGCCGGCACCCCGTACTGGACCAACCATCAGGCCGTCGAGGCCACGGAGGTGCCCGAGTCCCTGGTCGTGCTCGGCGGGGGCGCGGTCGGTCTCGAACTGGCGCAGGTGTTCCGCCGTTTCGGCGCCGAGGTCACCGTCGTCGAGGCGGCCGACCGGCTGCTCCCCCAGGAGGAGCCGGAGGCGGGCGACCTGCTCGCGAAGGTGTTCGCCGGCGAGGGCGTCACCGTGCGCACCGGGACCGAGATCTCCCGCGTCGACCACCACGGCGCGGCCTTCACCGTGATGACCGACACCGGCAGCCACCGCGCCGAGCGGCTGCTGGTGGCCACGGGACGCCGCTCGGACCTGGCCGCGCTCGGCGCCGGGGCGGCGGGGCTGGACGAGTCGGCCCCCGCACTCGCCGTGGACGGCCACATGCGGGCGGCCGACGGCGTCTGGGCGGTCGGGGACGTGACCGGCAAGGGACCTTTCACCCATATAGCGATGTACCAGGCAAGGATCGCGCTCGCCGACATCCTCGGCAAGCCGGGGCCTCCGGCGGAGTATCACGCCGTGCCCCGCGTGACCTTCACCGATCCCGAGGTCGGCTCGGTGGGGCCGACCGAGCGGGAGTCCCGGGAGAAGGGGCTGGACGTGCGCGTCTCGACGGTCCCGCTAGAGTCCTCCGCGCGGGGGTGGATCGCGGGCGCCGAGGGATTCGTGAAGCTCGTGGCGGACGGCAACGTGCTGGCGGGCGCGACGGTGGCGGGGCCGTCCGGCGGCGAGGTGCTCGCCCTGCTCACCCTCGCCGTCCACGAACGGATCCCGGTCGAGCGGCTCCGGAGCATGATCTACGCCTACCCCACCTTCCACCGCGCCGTCGAGGACGCCCTCGCCGGGCTCGGCTGA
- a CDS encoding response regulator transcription factor yields the protein MIRILVAEHLPLVRRGLVASLNGEKDLMVIADVASGEYIVPAALELNPDAAVIDVDLPDVDGLTAAARLYEKAPRCRVLLLSGQPNPGQVRRAFAAHALGFLSIDVAPEHLAEGIRRVAAGRKAVDADLAIAALASADNPLTPRELDVLRIAAQGAASKEIAEKLYLSVGTVRNHLSRIICKTGARNRVDAVRIAVEAGWL from the coding sequence TTGATACGGATCCTGGTCGCCGAACATCTCCCGCTGGTACGGCGGGGCCTGGTTGCTTCCCTGAACGGGGAGAAGGACCTCATGGTGATCGCCGATGTCGCCTCCGGTGAGTACATCGTCCCAGCGGCGCTGGAACTCAACCCGGACGCGGCGGTCATCGACGTGGACCTTCCCGACGTGGACGGCCTCACCGCCGCCGCGCGCCTGTACGAGAAGGCCCCGCGGTGCAGGGTGCTGCTCCTGTCAGGCCAGCCGAACCCGGGGCAGGTCCGGCGCGCCTTCGCCGCCCACGCGCTCGGCTTCCTGAGCATCGACGTGGCGCCCGAGCACCTCGCGGAGGGCATACGCCGCGTCGCCGCCGGGCGCAAGGCCGTCGACGCCGACCTGGCCATCGCCGCGCTGGCCTCCGCCGACAACCCCTTGACGCCCCGCGAGCTCGACGTGCTGCGCATCGCGGCGCAGGGGGCGGCGTCCAAGGAGATCGCGGAGAAGCTGTACTTATCCGTGGGAACGGTCCGCAACCACCTGTCCCGAATCATCTGCAAGACGGGGGCGCGCAACCGCGTCGACGCGGTGCGGATCGCCGTGGAGGCCGGCTGGCTGTGA
- a CDS encoding PP2C family protein-serine/threonine phosphatase, giving the protein MSSRPAPLIPPRLRAILVRVPFLVRIVRFLRRGPLARDRNLLITLSVLTLLLGALAARVSSELFSPSLLVLVTLVGGLQLRLRSLVVLIGAVGVALTYIGVALGPRSVSLGLLVTIGFTSVLAFLMARTRGKLGVQGLRGDAMLLELRDRLKRQGDLPALSKDWGQRVVLKQAGGSSFGGDFLVSTRHDDILEVALVDVSGKGVDAGTRALMLSGTFGGLLGSVESFLPACNAYLHRQPEGEGFVTAVHLRLDLSTGAYEITSAGHPPVVKFDAGTGTWQVSAAKGVVLGVVPDLHCEPDNGVLHKGDALMLYTDGLIEQPGRDIDSGLDRLLGEAERLVPSGFYDGARPLVNSMSAGHNDDCALILIWRP; this is encoded by the coding sequence ATGAGTTCCCGTCCGGCGCCGCTGATCCCCCCGCGGCTCCGCGCGATCTTGGTACGGGTCCCGTTCCTCGTGCGGATCGTGCGATTCCTCCGCAGGGGGCCGCTGGCGCGTGACCGGAACCTTCTCATCACCCTGAGCGTCCTCACGCTGCTCCTCGGCGCGCTCGCCGCCCGGGTCTCCAGCGAGCTGTTCTCGCCCAGCCTCCTCGTCCTGGTCACCCTCGTCGGGGGGCTCCAGCTCCGGTTGCGCAGCCTGGTCGTCCTCATCGGCGCGGTCGGCGTCGCCCTGACCTACATCGGCGTCGCGCTCGGGCCGCGCTCGGTCAGCCTCGGCCTGCTCGTCACCATCGGCTTCACCAGCGTGCTCGCGTTCCTGATGGCGCGCACGCGCGGCAAGCTCGGCGTCCAGGGGCTGCGCGGAGACGCCATGCTGCTGGAGCTGCGCGACCGGCTCAAGAGGCAGGGCGACCTGCCCGCGCTCTCCAAGGACTGGGGCCAGCGCGTCGTGCTCAAGCAGGCGGGCGGCTCCTCCTTCGGCGGCGACTTCCTGGTCTCCACGCGCCACGACGACATCCTGGAGGTCGCGCTCGTCGACGTCTCGGGCAAGGGCGTGGACGCCGGCACGCGCGCCCTCATGCTCTCGGGCACCTTCGGCGGGCTGCTCGGCTCGGTGGAGTCGTTCCTTCCCGCCTGCAACGCCTACCTCCACCGCCAGCCCGAGGGGGAGGGGTTCGTCACGGCCGTCCACCTCCGGCTGGACCTGTCCACCGGGGCCTACGAGATCACCTCGGCCGGTCACCCTCCCGTGGTCAAGTTCGACGCGGGCACGGGCACCTGGCAGGTCTCGGCCGCCAAGGGGGTCGTGCTCGGCGTCGTCCCCGACCTGCACTGCGAGCCCGACAACGGCGTGCTCCACAAGGGCGACGCGCTCATGCTCTACACCGACGGGCTCATCGAGCAGCCCGGGCGCGACATCGACTCCGGCCTCGACCGCCTGCTCGGCGAGGCCGAGCGCCTGGTGCCGTCGGGCTTCTACGACGGCGCGCGGCCCCTGGTCAACTCCATGTCGGCGGGCCACAACGACGACTGCGCGCTGATCCTCATCTGGCGCCCCTGA
- the galT gene encoding galactose-1-phosphate uridylyltransferase — protein sequence MRRTTTRLADGRELIYFDRREDADRSAADTRELPPRPPASELRHDPVLDEWVAVAGHRQGRTFLPPADQCPLCPSAPGRATEIPSPDYDVAVFENRFPSFGGHAGAHEDPGGLSEARAGAGRCEVVCFTSAHDSSFAALSPDQVELVLAAWADRTAELSRLPGVEQVFCFENRGAEIGITLAHPHGQIYAYPYVTPRTRRMLASAARHRERTGGDLFADVLAAERKAGVRVVAENEHWTAFVPAAARWPFEVHVYPNRRVPDLTALDAGERASFGPLYTGVLRRLDGLFGVAMPYVAAWHQAPVRQGRDLAYLHLQLFSIRRAAEKLKYLAGSESAMGAFVNDVLPEEAARQLRTSGDF from the coding sequence GTGAGGCGCACGACCACCCGCCTCGCGGACGGCAGGGAGCTGATCTACTTCGACCGGCGCGAGGACGCCGACCGCTCCGCGGCCGACACCCGCGAGCTGCCGCCGCGCCCCCCGGCCTCGGAGCTGCGGCACGACCCCGTCCTGGACGAGTGGGTCGCCGTCGCCGGGCACCGCCAGGGCCGCACGTTCCTGCCGCCCGCCGACCAGTGCCCGCTGTGCCCCTCCGCGCCCGGCCGGGCGACCGAGATCCCGTCCCCGGACTACGACGTCGCCGTCTTCGAGAACCGCTTCCCGTCCTTCGGCGGGCACGCGGGCGCGCATGAGGATCCGGGCGGGCTGAGCGAGGCGCGGGCGGGCGCCGGGCGGTGCGAGGTGGTGTGCTTCACCTCCGCGCACGACTCCTCCTTCGCCGCCCTCTCCCCCGACCAGGTCGAGCTCGTGCTCGCGGCGTGGGCGGACCGCACCGCCGAGCTGTCGCGGCTGCCGGGCGTGGAGCAGGTGTTCTGCTTCGAGAACCGCGGCGCGGAGATCGGCATCACGCTCGCCCACCCGCACGGGCAGATCTACGCCTACCCGTACGTGACCCCGCGGACCCGGCGCATGCTGGCCTCGGCGGCGCGCCACCGGGAGCGCACGGGCGGCGACCTGTTCGCCGACGTGCTCGCCGCCGAGCGCAAGGCCGGGGTGCGCGTGGTGGCCGAGAACGAGCACTGGACGGCGTTCGTCCCCGCCGCGGCGCGCTGGCCGTTCGAGGTGCACGTCTACCCCAACCGGCGGGTGCCGGACCTGACGGCGCTGGACGCCGGCGAGCGGGCGTCGTTCGGCCCGCTGTACACCGGGGTGCTGCGGCGGCTGGACGGCCTGTTCGGCGTGGCGATGCCGTACGTCGCCGCCTGGCACCAGGCGCCGGTGCGCCAGGGGCGCGACCTGGCCTACCTGCATCTCCAGCTCTTCAGCATCCGCAGGGCGGCGGAGAAGCTGAAGTACCTGGCCGGGTCGGAGTCGGCGATGGGCGCGTTCGTGAACGACGTGCTCCCGGAGGAGGCCGCCCGGCAACTTCGGACATCAGGTGATTTTTAG
- a CDS encoding ATP-binding protein: protein MRSALRRDTATCPLRPQADSVKTARDVTRTTLGRWGLAPLCDDAVLVVSELVTNAVRYGICGPRRLDAQPITLILLRLSPHVLLAVSDPSDEIPTPKEPDFISEHGRGLHIVETYSTRWGWDALDEGGKAVWALFGSA from the coding sequence ATGCGCTCCGCGCTCCGCCGCGACACCGCCACCTGCCCGCTGCGGCCCCAGGCCGATTCCGTGAAAACGGCCCGCGACGTCACGAGGACCACCCTCGGCCGCTGGGGACTGGCCCCGCTCTGCGACGACGCGGTCCTCGTCGTATCCGAGCTGGTCACCAACGCCGTGCGCTACGGCATCTGCGGGCCGCGACGCCTGGACGCCCAGCCGATCACGCTGATCCTGCTGCGCCTCTCGCCGCACGTGCTGCTCGCCGTCTCCGACCCCAGCGACGAGATCCCGACGCCCAAGGAGCCGGATTTCATCTCCGAGCACGGGCGCGGGCTGCACATCGTGGAGACCTACAGCACGCGCTGGGGATGGGACGCCCTGGACGAGGGCGGCAAGGCCGTCTGGGCGCTTTTCGGCTCCGCTTGA
- a CDS encoding DeoR/GlpR family DNA-binding transcription regulator, translated as MLAQQRQQAILERVRRNGAARVADLVRELGVSDMTIRRDLEVLAERGLVEKVHGGATATGAGSTEEPGFAAKSVRQQAEKEAIARSAAELVRPGTAVALSAGTTTWTLAHFLTDVPELTVITNSLQVADVFHRSGRQDQTVVLTGGVRTPSDALVGPVAVAAIRELNVDTLMLGVHGMNLRAGFTTPNLLEAETNRELVAAAQQLVVLADHTKWGTVGISTIAKLEEAHVLISDTGLPEDARPLLADQVGALVLADPREAAEAAAQ; from the coding sequence ATGCTGGCCCAGCAGCGGCAGCAGGCGATCCTGGAGCGGGTGCGCAGGAACGGCGCGGCGCGCGTCGCCGACCTCGTGCGCGAGCTCGGCGTCTCGGACATGACGATCCGCAGGGACCTGGAGGTGCTCGCCGAGCGGGGGCTCGTCGAGAAGGTGCACGGCGGCGCCACGGCCACCGGCGCCGGCTCCACCGAGGAGCCCGGGTTCGCCGCCAAGTCCGTGCGCCAGCAGGCCGAGAAGGAGGCCATCGCGCGCAGCGCCGCCGAGCTGGTGCGCCCCGGCACCGCCGTCGCGCTGTCGGCGGGCACGACGACCTGGACGCTCGCCCACTTCCTGACCGACGTCCCCGAGCTGACCGTCATCACCAACTCCCTGCAGGTGGCCGACGTCTTCCACCGCTCGGGCAGGCAGGACCAGACCGTGGTGCTCACCGGCGGGGTGCGCACGCCCTCGGACGCGCTCGTCGGCCCGGTCGCGGTGGCCGCCATCCGCGAGCTGAACGTCGACACGCTCATGCTCGGTGTGCACGGCATGAACCTCAGGGCGGGCTTCACCACGCCGAACCTGCTGGAGGCCGAGACCAACAGAGAGCTGGTCGCCGCCGCGCAGCAACTCGTCGTGCTGGCCGACCACACCAAGTGGGGCACGGTCGGCATCAGCACGATCGCCAAACTGGAGGAGGCGCACGTGCTGATCAGCGACACGGGCCTGCCGGAGGACGCGCGTCCCCTCCTCGCCGACCAGGTGGGCGCGCTGGTGCTCGCCGACCCACGCGAGGCGGCCGAGGCGGCGGCCCAGTGA
- a CDS encoding M50 family metallopeptidase, translating into MSWLIVAGFLIFFLGMALSIALHELGHLVPAKLFGVKVTQYMVGFGPTVWSRRRGETEYGLKWIPFGGYIRMIGPLPPRPTDDPNKLRNLPTGPWQGLIETARQASLEEVRPGDENRVLYRKPWWQRFIIFLGGPLMNFLLAFALFAVVFMGFGVEVAKPVVAKVSQCVMTVAQESKGQKCDSTFKPTPAALAGLRPNDAIVSFDGKPVRTWEDATGYIRSHGAGPVTIGIRRDGAPMTLTTSLIAQDRPSVEEPGKVDKGVGFLGVTPVSVVEKQGLGYTVGAMWNITSRTAHALSQFPQRLVGVWQAAFGGAERQLDSPQSIVGAGRIGGEIAASALPMEGKIVAFIQLLAGVNLAIGMFNLIPLLPLDGGQIAGAVWEGLKRGYARVRRRSMPGHVDIAKALPLTYAMVAILLVVGGLLVYADIVAPIRLTG; encoded by the coding sequence ATGAGCTGGCTCATCGTGGCCGGGTTTCTCATCTTCTTCCTCGGGATGGCCTTGTCCATTGCCCTGCACGAGCTCGGGCACCTCGTTCCCGCCAAGCTCTTCGGGGTGAAGGTCACGCAGTACATGGTCGGTTTCGGGCCCACGGTCTGGTCCCGGCGGCGCGGCGAAACCGAATACGGCCTCAAGTGGATTCCCTTCGGCGGTTACATCCGCATGATCGGCCCCCTTCCTCCCCGGCCCACCGACGATCCGAACAAACTGCGCAACCTGCCCACCGGCCCGTGGCAGGGGCTCATCGAGACCGCCAGGCAGGCGTCCCTGGAGGAGGTCCGGCCCGGCGACGAGAACCGCGTGCTGTACCGCAAGCCGTGGTGGCAGAGGTTCATCATCTTCCTCGGCGGGCCGCTCATGAACTTCCTCCTCGCGTTCGCCCTGTTCGCGGTGGTGTTCATGGGCTTCGGCGTCGAGGTCGCCAAGCCCGTGGTGGCCAAGGTGTCGCAGTGCGTCATGACCGTCGCGCAGGAGTCCAAGGGCCAGAAGTGCGACTCCACCTTCAAGCCCACCCCCGCCGCGCTCGCCGGGCTCCGCCCCAACGACGCCATCGTCTCCTTCGACGGCAAGCCGGTGCGCACGTGGGAGGACGCGACCGGCTACATCCGGTCGCACGGCGCGGGCCCCGTCACCATCGGCATCCGCCGCGACGGCGCGCCGATGACGCTCACCACCAGCCTCATCGCCCAGGACCGCCCCTCCGTCGAGGAGCCGGGCAAGGTCGACAAGGGCGTCGGCTTCCTGGGCGTCACCCCGGTCAGCGTGGTCGAGAAGCAGGGCCTCGGCTACACCGTCGGCGCCATGTGGAACATCACCTCCCGCACGGCCCACGCGCTGTCGCAGTTCCCGCAACGCCTGGTCGGCGTGTGGCAGGCCGCCTTCGGCGGGGCCGAGCGCCAGCTCGACAGCCCGCAGAGCATCGTCGGCGCGGGCCGCATCGGCGGCGAGATCGCCGCGTCCGCGCTGCCCATGGAAGGCAAGATCGTGGCGTTCATCCAGCTCCTCGCGGGCGTGAACCTGGCGATCGGCATGTTCAACCTCATCCCGCTGCTGCCCCTGGACGGCGGCCAGATCGCGGGCGCGGTCTGGGAGGGCCTCAAGCGCGGGTACGCCCGCGTGCGGCGCCGCTCGATGCCTGGACACGTGGACATCGCCAAGGCCCTACCCCTGACCTACGCGATGGTCGCGATCCTGCTCGTCGTCGGCGGACTGCTGGTCTACGCCGACATCGTCGCCCCGATCCGCCTCACCGGCTGA
- a CDS encoding GNAT family N-acetyltransferase: protein MNTEPNPRPEPVIRPIQESEWDRWIEVDEEAFGADFGPARRDRFKAVTEFERSLGAFDGDRLVGTAGGLSFTMTLPGGPRPVCGVTAVCVLPSHRRQGILSRLMRRQLTDLHEGGEPVALLYAAEAAIYGRFGYGRAADSLFFHIPRRGSEFAPHAPNDPGLRLRVVRPAEARADLEKVFEAVMPSRPGLYARGPAMWDAVLADDEEARRGRNSLRCVVAEDDAGPRGYALFRIKPSFTEHDVPDGEVQVDDLFGVDPAAYALLWRHVLDRDLCSRVFARNRPVDDPIIHLLAEPRALNAGWLDELWARVVDVGRAMPYRAYSAPVDVVIDVADPVCPWNAGRWRLSADTTGATCERTGDPADVELPVDVLGAAYLGGRALGAFLSAGVVREVRPGAVRALSAAMQWETRPWGGLIF, encoded by the coding sequence ATGAACACCGAACCAAATCCCCGGCCGGAACCGGTCATCCGCCCCATCCAAGAGTCGGAATGGGACCGCTGGATCGAGGTGGACGAGGAGGCCTTCGGGGCCGACTTCGGCCCCGCCAGAAGGGACCGGTTCAAGGCCGTGACGGAGTTCGAGCGCTCGCTCGGCGCCTTCGACGGCGACCGGCTGGTGGGCACGGCGGGGGGCCTGAGCTTCACGATGACGCTGCCCGGCGGCCCCCGCCCGGTGTGCGGGGTGACGGCGGTATGCGTACTGCCCTCCCACCGGCGTCAGGGGATCCTCAGCCGGCTCATGCGACGCCAGCTCACCGACCTGCACGAGGGGGGCGAGCCGGTCGCGCTGCTGTACGCCGCCGAGGCGGCCATCTACGGCAGGTTCGGCTACGGCAGGGCCGCCGACAGCCTGTTCTTCCACATCCCGCGGCGCGGCTCGGAGTTCGCGCCGCACGCCCCGAATGATCCCGGGCTGCGGTTGCGCGTCGTACGCCCGGCCGAGGCGCGCGCCGACCTCGAGAAGGTGTTCGAGGCCGTGATGCCGAGCCGTCCCGGCCTGTACGCCCGGGGCCCGGCGATGTGGGACGCGGTGCTGGCCGACGACGAGGAGGCCCGCAGGGGCAGGAACTCGCTGCGCTGCGTGGTGGCCGAGGACGACGCCGGGCCGCGCGGCTACGCCCTGTTCCGCATCAAGCCGAGCTTCACCGAGCACGACGTGCCCGACGGCGAGGTGCAGGTGGACGACCTGTTCGGTGTGGACCCGGCGGCGTACGCGCTGCTGTGGCGGCACGTGCTGGACCGCGACCTGTGCTCCAGGGTCTTCGCGCGCAACCGGCCCGTGGACGACCCGATCATCCACCTGCTCGCCGAACCCCGCGCGCTGAACGCCGGATGGCTGGACGAGCTGTGGGCGCGCGTGGTGGACGTCGGGCGGGCGATGCCGTACCGGGCCTACTCCGCGCCCGTGGACGTCGTCATCGACGTCGCCGACCCGGTCTGCCCGTGGAACGCCGGGCGCTGGCGGCTGTCGGCCGACACCACCGGCGCCACGTGCGAGAGGACCGGCGACCCCGCCGACGTCGAGCTGCCCGTGGACGTGCTCGGGGCCGCCTACCTGGGCGGGCGCGCGCTCGGCGCCTTCCTGTCCGCGGGTGTCGTCCGCGAGGTCCGCCCGGGGGCCGTCCGCGCGCTGTCGGCGGCGATGCAGTGGGAGACCCGCCCCTGGGGAGGGCTCATCTTCTGA
- a CDS encoding 50S ribosomal protein bL37: MARRARKSRARKKKKANHGRRPASR; encoded by the coding sequence ATGGCCAGACGCGCGCGCAAGAGCCGGGCACGCAAGAAGAAGAAGGCCAACCACGGCAGGCGCCCCGCGTCACGCTGA
- a CDS encoding coiled-coil domain-containing protein has product MAAAVLATFTTAGLLLGTATAGAAPKPSEKQLKAQLESLGKQVDKLIGQYNAKRVAAAEAKTAEKAARSRLKASEKGLQAAQAQVGDLAQLQYQAGNLGMAGQLLSPGYGGAALLTQLRDEQEAKIARFAAVRDERKKASDDAALLTERLRADMAEVKDRREEAEKLIDQITDKLDTLVPTAPGKRANGSWAPELPAGGDNITPRMRLIRAEIKDHFAMRFPIGCYRAENSGEHPLGRACDFMLSSGGAMPSAPQVALGEQVAAWAIKNGGKLGVKYVIYRQRIYNMGFPGWRAMENRGGITANHFDHVHISMY; this is encoded by the coding sequence GTGGCCGCAGCCGTGCTGGCCACGTTCACCACCGCCGGGCTCCTGCTCGGCACGGCGACGGCGGGCGCCGCGCCGAAGCCGTCCGAGAAGCAGCTCAAGGCGCAACTGGAGTCGCTCGGCAAGCAGGTCGACAAGCTGATCGGGCAGTACAACGCCAAGCGCGTCGCGGCGGCCGAGGCCAAGACCGCGGAGAAGGCCGCGCGCTCGCGCCTGAAGGCCTCCGAGAAGGGCTTGCAGGCCGCGCAGGCGCAGGTGGGCGACCTGGCCCAGCTCCAGTACCAGGCGGGCAACCTCGGCATGGCCGGCCAGCTCCTGTCCCCCGGCTACGGCGGCGCCGCGCTGCTGACCCAGCTGCGCGACGAGCAGGAGGCGAAGATCGCCAGGTTCGCCGCCGTGCGGGACGAGCGCAAGAAGGCCTCCGACGACGCCGCCCTGCTCACCGAACGGCTCCGCGCCGACATGGCCGAGGTGAAGGACCGGCGCGAGGAGGCCGAGAAGCTGATCGACCAGATCACCGACAAGCTCGACACGCTCGTGCCGACCGCGCCCGGCAAGAGGGCCAACGGGTCGTGGGCGCCGGAGCTGCCCGCGGGGGGCGACAACATCACCCCGCGCATGCGGCTGATCCGCGCCGAGATCAAGGACCACTTCGCCATGCGGTTCCCGATCGGCTGCTACCGCGCCGAGAACTCCGGCGAGCACCCCCTCGGCCGGGCCTGCGACTTCATGCTCAGCTCCGGCGGCGCGATGCCGTCCGCCCCCCAGGTCGCGCTCGGCGAGCAGGTCGCCGCCTGGGCGATCAAGAACGGCGGCAAGCTGGGCGTCAAGTACGTGATCTACCGGCAGCGCATCTACAACATGGGCTTCCCCGGCTGGCGCGCGATGGAGAACCGCGGCGGCATCACGGCCAACCACTTCGACCACGTGCACATCTCGATGTACTGA
- a CDS encoding TIGR03086 family metal-binding protein, translating to MMTMDIREAYRRALHHFGGYVHRVRADQWRLPTACGDWDVRTLVEHLVGESLCAPELFSGRSAAEVQDLLEGDLLGDDPVKAFDVAAAAAVRATEPADVLARTVRLSFGDVPGEEYITELFADTLIHTWDLATAIGAGDRLDPELVEVCAAWFAGAEDAYRQAGVIGDRPPLPEDADAQTRLLAAWGRGARPPETP from the coding sequence ATGATGACGATGGACATCCGCGAGGCGTACCGCCGGGCTCTGCACCACTTCGGCGGGTACGTGCACCGGGTCAGAGCCGACCAGTGGCGGCTTCCCACGGCGTGCGGGGACTGGGACGTGCGCACGCTGGTCGAGCATCTGGTGGGCGAGAGCTTATGCGCTCCGGAGCTCTTCTCCGGCCGGTCGGCGGCCGAGGTGCAGGACCTGCTGGAGGGGGACCTGCTCGGCGACGACCCGGTGAAGGCGTTCGACGTCGCCGCGGCGGCGGCCGTGCGCGCCACGGAGCCGGCGGACGTGCTCGCGAGGACGGTGCGCCTGTCGTTCGGCGACGTCCCCGGCGAGGAGTACATCACCGAGTTGTTCGCCGACACGCTGATCCACACCTGGGACCTGGCGACGGCCATCGGCGCCGGCGATCGCCTGGATCCCGAGCTGGTCGAGGTCTGCGCGGCGTGGTTCGCGGGGGCGGAGGACGCCTACCGGCAGGCGGGCGTGATAGGAGATCGCCCGCCGTTGCCGGAGGACGCCGACGCGCAGACGCGCCTGCTCGCCGCCTGGGGGCGGGGCGCCCGCCCGCCGGAGACCCCCTAG